One window of Choristoneura fumiferana chromosome 13, NRCan_CFum_1, whole genome shotgun sequence genomic DNA carries:
- the LOC141434396 gene encoding uncharacterized protein: MSSAMPNVMCPYDVNGAVEHPQWSVNSEILLPTHHQQLPTPQNILTSSNSSGSSGSSINTVQIPLEQLALNDQYATGFPDLNPHLVNNYFEPVQNVAATASNNNGNNWKPVTANGIAPPSSIHYRSVIHYPEPNEPQKPKRIRTAFTDLQVERLEQVFQINPYIERNERKKLAEELKLTSKNIKIWFQNRRMKKKNADKASKFSPPTTEMHPQNRNIEHSFPSVMTPQEYQTVNAVDVIPYANLSNPWNIAQVPSTSQESNIQPINGIPFSTNMYYTDQGQDIPVYQNLEGPSMRFELIAASTSNELQMRDAYSSQRATWIPDYSDSVTMEVQPHMQEDPH, from the exons ATGTCATCAGCCATGCCAAACGTTATGTGCCCTTACGATGTAAATGGCGCGGTCGAGCATCCCCAGTGGTCTGTCAATTCTGAAATCCTGTTGCCAACG caTCATCAACAACTTCCAACTCCGCAAAACATCCTAACTTCCTCGAACAGTAGCGGCAGCAGCGGTAGCAGCATCAATACAGTACAAATACCTTTAGAACAGCTCGCTCTGAACGACCAATATGCTACCGGATTTCCAGACCTAAATCCACATCTTGTTAATAACTACTTCGAACCAGTTCAAAATGTAGCAGCCACTGCGTCCAATAACAACGGAAATAACTGGAAACCAGTGACAGCTAATGGCATCGCACCTCCTTCGTCGATCCACTATCGGTCAGTTATACATTACCCAGAACCAAATGAGCCACAGAAACCAAAACGTATTAGGACAGCTTTTACTGACTTGCAGGTAGAAAGATTGGAACAAGTGTTTCAAATTAATCCATACATTGAGCGCAATGAACGCAAAAAACTTGCAGAGGAGCTTAAACTGActtctaaaaatattaaaatctgGTTTCAAAATCGgcgaatgaagaaaaaaaacgcTGATAAAGCATCTAAATTCTCTCCTCCCACCACAGAGATGCACCCTCAAAACAGGAATATTGAGCACTCATTTCCATCTGTAATGACACCGCAAGAGTATCAGACGGTAAATGCTGTAGACGTAATACCATACGCCAATTTATCAAATCCCTGGAACATTGCTCAAGTGCCTTCAACATCACAGGAGAGCAACATTCAGCCCATAAACGGAATACCGTTTTCTACGAATATGTATTATACGGATCAAGGACAAGATATACCCGTATATCAAAATTTAGAAGGTCCAAGTATGCGCTTTGAATTAATAGCGGCATCGACATCAAACGAATTGCAGATGCGGGATGCATATTCTAGTCAGCGGGCAACTTGGATACCAGACTATTCAGATAGTGTCACTATGGAGGTGCAGCCTCATATGCAAGAAGACCCACATTAA